From the Polaribacter huanghezhanensis genome, the window TTGGTCATATCTGCTAAACTGAATCGTTGCGGTATCTCCAATTTTATAATTGCTTAAAATTGTATTTACAGAATTTCTATCACCAACAACATGATTGTCAATCGCAATAATTTTATCTCCAGAATTGATTCCTACTTTATATGCTGGACTTCCAATTTGAGCATTATTTCTAACAACACCATCAGAAGTTGAAACGCCTAAAAACACTTTTTCACTATTTCGTTTTAAAACAATACCAACTCTTTTAAAAAGAGGCTTGTAATTTGGCATGGCGCTTTTATATACGAAATGAGAAAAGTAATAATTTCCAAACAATTCACCTGCATATTTGTTTAATGCTTGATTTAAATCATCAACCGTGTATGGTTTTTCTTTTTTCCCGTAGGTTTTCCAAACAGATTTCATAAAATCATCTAAATTTAGATTTCCTTTTTCGTTACGTAAAGCCAAATCTAAAGCCAACCCTAAAGCGCTTCCGTAAGAATAATAAGAAATAAAGGTGTTTCCTCTATTTACAGGATCTACAGAAGTTGCAGCATCAACAAAAGGCGCTTGATAACTCATCTCTATTGGATTAAAAAATGATCTTCCCGGAGAATTCCATACATAATTAAAAGTTCCGTTTAAGCTATTGATATAGTTTTCTTGAGACATTAAACCAGCCCTTGTAAGAAACAAATTTGTGTAATAACTTGTAAATCCTTCGGCAAACCATAATTCGCCACTCATATTTGCTTCTTCAAAATTAAAAGGTTCTAAAGATTGTGGTCTAATTCGTTCTACATTCCAAGAATGAAAAAACTCATGAGAAACTGTTCCAAGGTTTCCTTTCATTCCACCATTTGCCAACGTTCTTGTGCTTGTAACAACAGTAGAATTTCTGTGTTCCATTCCGTCTCCGCTTGCATTTGGCACATAACACGCTAAGAAAACATATTCGCCGTAATCAAACTTTGGCAACTCGCCAAAAACAGCCATTTCTTGTAGTACAATTTTTTTAACGCTTTCAAAATATTCATCCGCTTCTGCTTCGGTTCCGATATTGTGCAAGGCTAATTTTACGTTTAATTTTTCTCCGTCAGATTCAACTTCAAAAGAACGAACCAAATGATTGCTCAGTTCTGTTGGACTATCCATAAAATACTGCATGTTTGGCGCATAATATGTATTGTCGAACATTGGTTTTAATTGGGTTGCAATTTTCCAATCTTTTCTTGGATTAAAAGTAACTTGAATCGGCGTTTCTTTTAAAGATGGCGCAAACATAAATGTTGCAGGAATATTTAAATGCGCATGCGTTTCATCAATTTGAGCATAGGTTCCTCCTCCTCTATTTGCAAATAATGTATAGGTAACAATTACGGTTCCGTCATGATTATCAACATCCCATTGATATGGATTTTGGCGTGTAATCTCTAAAGGTTCTCCTTTGCTATTTGTAGCTTTTACATTGTACACATTTTTAGCAAACTCATGTATAGCATATCTTCCTGGCGAAGATCTACTCATTCTAAAAGAAAATGCTCCTTTTTTAATTTTTGTAAATGATACTTTGATTTCTGCTTCGTGCTGTGCTGCATTATCAAAAGAAATATCATAATTAATATAACTTTGAGCGTAACTTATTGAGGTAAAACAAAGAGTTAATAATAAAATTTTGAATTTGTGTAAACGCATTGTTGTAAGATTTATAATAGTTTTTCAAAATTACACAAAATCTATCAATCATTTACATATTCTAAAATATCTGAAGGTTGGTATTTTAGGGATTTATAAATAGCTAGAAATTTTTGCAAGCTCAGTTTAAAATAAGTACAATCAACCAAAGAACTTTTATTTATAAATAGTACATTATTTAGAGCATACTTTCAGCTATTTTTATATTTTTGCTGGTGAAAAACCATAGGCATGAACATTAAAAAACACATTATAGTAGCGGTAGCTTTGTTGTTAACAAGTTATATTTTTTCTCAAGGAAAAACAGTTCAATTAGATACTGTCGTAATTTCTTCAAGTAGAATTGATTTACCATTTAAAGAAAATTCTAGAACAATAAGAATAATTACTTCTCAGCAAATAAAACAAAGTGCTGTTACAAATATTACAGATTTGTTACAACAAGTTGCCGGTGTAGATATGCGTAGAAGAGGTGTTAACGGAATGCAAGCAGATTTATATATTCGTGGTGGAAGTTTTGATCAAACCTTATTGTTAATAGACGGAATTAAAGTGGAAGATCCACAAACAGGACATCATACCATGAACATGGCCTTGCCGCTTGATGTGATTGAAAGAGTAGAAATTATTAAAGGAGCAGCAGCGCGTATTTTTGGTCAGAATGCATTTACTGGAGCGATTAATATTGTTACTAAAAAGGATGCAAGCAGTGTGAATTCTGCAGCAATTCAGGCAGGTTCTTTTGGTCAAAGAAACGCAGCAATTACAGTTGGAAAAAACCTTAAAAATAGTTCTATTATTGCGCATGCATCTTTAAATTCATCGGATGGTTACAGGTACAATACCGATTTTAAAAATCAGAATTATTTTATAAAAAACACGTTTAATAAAAATACTACGCCAATTGATTTTATAGGATATTTTACACAAAGAGATTTTGGTGCTAATGGGTTTTACGCTTCGCCATCAGCAATAAATCAATACGAGGAAACACAAGCTAGTTTGGTGGGTTTATCAACAACAATTACAAGCAATAAACTAACGTTAAAACCACGTTTGTATTGGAAAAGGAATCAAGATATGTATTTGTATACGCGTAGCAATCCGTCAGGGTATAGAAACCTGCATATTTCGAATAAAGTTGGAGCAGAATTAAATGCATCGTACAATTATTCTGCAGGGATTACAGGGTTCGGTATTGATATTGCAAAAGTGTTTTTAACGAGTAATAATTTAGGCTCTAGAGATCGATTTATGGTAAATTTATTTTTAGAACATCGCTTTAAATTATTTAATGATAAAATGGATATTACGCCAGGAATTGCCATTAATTATTTTTCAGATTTTAAGTTTCACGCATTTCCAGGAGTTGATGTTGGTTATACAATAAGCGATCATTTTAAAGTGTATGCAAATGCAGGATATACCTACAGAATTCCGACATACACAGATTTGTTTTATAGCGACCCAACAACTTTAGGAAACCCTAATTTAAATCCAGAAGAAGCAATTTCTGAAGAAGTAGGAATTAAATATACATCGTCAAAATTCGATTTTTCTGCGGCTGTTTTTAACAGAGATTCTAATAATTTAATAGATTATGTCAAAGCAAATGCGAACGATAAATGGCAAGCAACAAATATCCAAAATCTAAACTCATTTGGAGTTGAATTTAACGGATCGTTTCGTTATAAAGTAAAAGATTTCACTCAAAATATTCGTTTTGGGTACTCGTATTTAAATGAAAACTTAGCATCGGTAAACGCTGCATTTTCTAGATATTCTATCAATTCTTTAAAACATCATTTTACAACAACAGTTAGATCTCAATTTTTTAAAAATATAAGTCAGAGTGTTATTTATAAATTTGCAGAAAGATCAACCGGAGAAAGTTATAGCATTGTTGATCTTATGCTAACATTAAACTTAAATCGTTTTGATGTATCGCTTATTGGAAATAATATTTTTGATACTGTGTATACAGAAACTAATTTAGTGCCGATGCCAAAATCAAACTTTTTAATTGCGGTAAATTATAAATTTTAATTTTCTATTTAGACAGTTGGTTTTTTATTAATTGATACTAAAATGCGTATTACCTCGTATTTATATTAAAACAAATATTTGTAATTTTACTTAAAATAGTTGTTTCTCGATTATGAAATTTTGCCCAAACTGTAAGTCTTTTTCAAGACATAGATTAAAACGCTATGGTGTTTATAAATATTTGCCTAATGTAAAATGTTATGAGTGCGATAAATGTGGTCAATATTATATATGGCATTCACTTTTTAACAGACCTTTAAAGGTAAAAGCAAAAAAACGCTCTTGAGTTTTATATTAAGAGCGTTTTTTTGTTTATAATGAATAGGTTTCTATTTAAAA encodes:
- a CDS encoding M61 family metallopeptidase, translated to MRLHKFKILLLTLCFTSISYAQSYINYDISFDNAAQHEAEIKVSFTKIKKGAFSFRMSRSSPGRYAIHEFAKNVYNVKATNSKGEPLEITRQNPYQWDVDNHDGTVIVTYTLFANRGGGTYAQIDETHAHLNIPATFMFAPSLKETPIQVTFNPRKDWKIATQLKPMFDNTYYAPNMQYFMDSPTELSNHLVRSFEVESDGEKLNVKLALHNIGTEAEADEYFESVKKIVLQEMAVFGELPKFDYGEYVFLACYVPNASGDGMEHRNSTVVTSTRTLANGGMKGNLGTVSHEFFHSWNVERIRPQSLEPFNFEEANMSGELWFAEGFTSYYTNLFLTRAGLMSQENYINSLNGTFNYVWNSPGRSFFNPIEMSYQAPFVDAATSVDPVNRGNTFISYYSYGSALGLALDLALRNEKGNLNLDDFMKSVWKTYGKKEKPYTVDDLNQALNKYAGELFGNYYFSHFVYKSAMPNYKPLFKRVGIVLKRNSEKVFLGVSTSDGVVRNNAQIGSPAYKVGINSGDKIIAIDNHVVGDRNSVNTILSNYKIGDTATIQFSRYDQLRSVKVKLIKDPSYTIMTYEKSGLEVTPEMLKNRKEWLDKK
- a CDS encoding TonB-dependent receptor plug domain-containing protein, whose product is MNIKKHIIVAVALLLTSYIFSQGKTVQLDTVVISSSRIDLPFKENSRTIRIITSQQIKQSAVTNITDLLQQVAGVDMRRRGVNGMQADLYIRGGSFDQTLLLIDGIKVEDPQTGHHTMNMALPLDVIERVEIIKGAAARIFGQNAFTGAINIVTKKDASSVNSAAIQAGSFGQRNAAITVGKNLKNSSIIAHASLNSSDGYRYNTDFKNQNYFIKNTFNKNTTPIDFIGYFTQRDFGANGFYASPSAINQYEETQASLVGLSTTITSNKLTLKPRLYWKRNQDMYLYTRSNPSGYRNLHISNKVGAELNASYNYSAGITGFGIDIAKVFLTSNNLGSRDRFMVNLFLEHRFKLFNDKMDITPGIAINYFSDFKFHAFPGVDVGYTISDHFKVYANAGYTYRIPTYTDLFYSDPTTLGNPNLNPEEAISEEVGIKYTSSKFDFSAAVFNRDSNNLIDYVKANANDKWQATNIQNLNSFGVEFNGSFRYKVKDFTQNIRFGYSYLNENLASVNAAFSRYSINSLKHHFTTTVRSQFFKNISQSVIYKFAERSTGESYSIVDLMLTLNLNRFDVSLIGNNIFDTVYTETNLVPMPKSNFLIAVNYKF